aaccccacgagcccaggagccacccatctccccgggcaggggtcccacccagcacaccgggtggccaggccggcccagaccgccacccgctgcaggccagtgcgcaccccgatgccacagccaagcgccctgggggcccggaggaccacccccccatcccaccaagcccaacccctaAACTCCACACaccctccagtcccccactcacccacacaagcatatgcacacacacacccactgactcccagacatacacaccacccatcccacatgttcgaccattcacacacacacacacacacacacacacacacaaacacctccacccatgcccatacacccacctatcCACATGCATgcccacatgtacacacatacccacacccatcaacagcccctcccacccacctgcacacactaGACACGCGTATCCAGAGTGCCGCCCCCCCCAGCAGCGAGCAGCACCGctgtgagtccccccaaggcgcgGCACTCGAGCGCGCAGCCCAGCACCAACCGCAGCCACCAGGgcggcaacaccagccgccaggaaccccaccgcggTCCACCACCCGCCAGCACCGCCACACCCCCGATGCCCGCATACACAGATCTTTCCCCGGTCCCAACACGACCTGCGGTGGGCAAGAGAGCagctagccccccccccccccccccccccccccccccccaaccacaatCCCCATGCGCACACACCATTCATCAGTGGGCGGCAAaccccagcaatgcagccaggtgagccccaagccCAGTGTTCCAGCCCCCTCCCCTGGGGCCCCCCACCCCAGGacggcatccaggaaacaggggtgtgggaagacccccccctccccctcgcctccccacctatcagtgttttgaagtgtgaggtgtgtatgcaagcaATTAAATTGAGGAGCATAACTGCGCACCACTGAGGGCAACACCACACAGGCAGCCCCACCCACCGACAGGGCACCGCCCACCAGGCGCCACAcagcccgccccccaaaagtgaatgtgtggtgttagtgtttctgtgtgtgtgggtgggtgtaattaaaattgaagagttagccaccccagggtaccacagagggaggCCGTTTTAGTGACCTCCCCTGCCGTACCCCCTCGGAATGTGCACCCTCCCCAAGACTCTACGTGCtttgtgtggggggggtggggaggcgaggggttggggggatagtatgactgggaggaagtttcctcccagaagacgAGCCAGCCAGCATTCGGCCCCccccgttccccagtacccattCCCAGGCAAGGGCCGCCAAGGAGCGGGGCGGTCCAGAGACCCCGGGCACCCAACAACCGCAGCcagaaagcccccccccccccccagaggccACTCACGCACTCAATCATCCTATGCAGTCGAGGAAGCACGGACCCGGGACCAGCCGCCCCAATGCCCCCCAAACAGGCGCGGGGACCCACCACACTCCACACCTCCCCAGTCTTACATGCACTAGGGATGCAGCGATCACCGGCACAGTGCCACCCCGCAGCACGAGACCCAGCGACCAGCGCCCCCGCCCCAGGTCCCAATTGCTACCATGGCCGAACCCCACCACCGCAACCCGAGAGAACCCCCAGcgacgccccccaccccccacagggGCCACAACCCCCCAGGCACACCTGCAGTCCCCCTCCCCCACCGCCACCACACCACAACCCTCCCTCATTcaccaaacatacatgtacatccacacccacacacctgctccatcagcccccccacacacctgtacacagacacacacacaatccctcattcatactctaatgcacacatgagcactcgttcacacacaccaacacacactgacacacccaCCCCTACACACaaacgcgtgcacacacacacacacacacacacacacacacacacacacattctctctcacacacacacacacactcccccagCCCAGGACTCCCAGGCACCAGCCAGACACCAGGGCACGCACCCGCCCACTCCCACAGCGGCAAGTCCAGGCCAGCCCAGACGCCCCGGCGCATGCCGGgttcccccaccccccccaggaATGCAGCACCCGGACCCCAGGGCCCAGGAACCGCACCCCGCCCACCCCTACCAGCCCAGCCACCCGACCTGGGGGACGCCGGCTACCGACCCAGGCCCAACCCGGAGCCCTCCGCCCCACCACCACAGGGCAACCATGGCGTCGggtccacccccaccccaaccGGGACAAACACCAAACCGCCCCCAGAGCAGGGTGGTCCAGACCCCCACTCCGAGGGACCACTAGTGACCCGTAGCCCCGCGGCACCTCCTGCTGGCCTCCTAACACTCAGAGTGATATGATAGAGCTAATCACAGGAGTCCAGAGAGAATgagactggtccagactggatcaGACTGGTCCAGTTGATTGTTTGCAGAGGCAGATATTGTCTCATTACTGATGTGATCTAATAGAAGGTTCCTAAACTGGTTCATGCTCAGATTggcttttgttttccaattcacaaGAATAGTTTTCTTTGCGATGCATAAAGCAGTGAGGACCATGTGTGAGGTGTTAGTATCCATGTTGGTGTGGCCCAGGTCACCTAGTAAACACAGTGTGGGGGGGGCTGGAATACTGCATCTGAGCCATGTTGACAGGTCCTCACAGACCTGAAGCCTAAACCTCTGGACAGGTGCACACTGACACAAGGCATGTATGTAGTTATCAACAGAGTTATCTGTGCACTGTGAGCAGATGTTTGACTGAGTCAGACCCATCTGGAACATCCTTTGTCCTGTAGAATGAATTCTGTGAagaattttgaactgaattatttgTAAATTTgggtttttagtcattttaaatgtatttgaacatatttgtGACCATGACTTTTGATCCAAATCACTGGATAAATCTGTCTCCCATTTTGAAGTCGGTAGGTAGATGAAGTCATCTGTTTTAGCATTAAGCCGATATATTTTGGATAGTAGCTTTGGGGTGTGAAGGTTAAAAAATTCTTCCACCTTGATTGGTAGTTGCAAGTTTAACTGGTTAGGGGTATATTTCTTACCTATAATAGATTTGATTTGGTGATATTCAAGAATGTGATGCTGCTAATCCCATGTTGTGAAGTGAGCGTGTCAAATGGTGCAAAGTTTCCGTCCActatgatattttctaaatgtgttattcCTTTGTCCTTCCACTGAGTAAAGTTtataattcttttattttgcaggatgtCAGGGTTGTTCCAGATGGGTGTCTGCTTACATGGAATGggtgaacatttatttattttaagaaattcccaccaggctgtcagagtggAGCTGATGTTCACACTTTTGTAACATTTATGATGCTTAATGGTTGAACTAATGAATGCTAAGTCACAGATTGCTAGATCATCACACATTGCCTGCTCTATATCTAGCCATGGCTCATCTAGATAACTAGGTTTGAGCCATTTGCAGATATACTGCAGCTTATTGGCTAGGAAATATTGGCCAAAGTGTGGAAGGTCTAAACCGCCCCTGTCTTTGGTCTGCTGTAATGTATTTAGACTTATACGTGATGGTTTGTTTTCCCAAAGGAATTTAGATATGTGTGAGTCCAGTGACTTGAACCAACTAGAAGATGGTTTGATGGGTATCATGgaaaataaatagttaattttaggtaaaatcatcatTTTGACGGTACCAACTCTCCCCATGAGTGAAATGGGTAATCGCCTCCACCGCAGAAGATCATCCTCTGTTGTTTTCAAGagtattctactgtctttatgatgagttttgttgaaccacatttcgatgccctACCtggccttgggggggggggggggggtcaaggggggagggcaagaaagaagaaggtgccGAGGATCCGCAcgagaaagtatcaacaatacaaacagtaataaccgtggtgataattataatggaagcaataactacaaccagaactgagtaaaactgagcagaagagagagaaaaataaacaaacaaacaaaactacaataaaataaaatacataagacctattaaatgatgaatataagaaaagaaagcatgaacaataTTATAAACAATGTCCGCCCAAATAATacaagtatcaaataataccagtatcaaataataccagtatcaaataataccagtatcaaataataccagtatcaaataataccagtaacaaataataccagtaacaaataatacaagtatcaaataataccagtatcaaataataccagtaacaaataataccagtatcaaataataccagtaacaaataataccagtatcaaataataccagtaacaaataataccagtaacaaataataccaataacaaataccaataacaaataataccagtaacaaataataccagtatcaaataataccagtaacaaataataccagtatcaaataataccaataacaaataataccagtatcaaataataccagtaacaaataataccagtatcaataataccagtaacaaataataccaataacaaataataccagtatcaaataataccagtatcaaataataccagtatcaaataataccagtaacaaataataccagtatcaaataataccaataacaaataataccagtatcaaataataccagtaacaataataccagtatcaaataataccaataacaaataataccagtatcaaataataccagtaacaaataataccagtatcaaataataccaataacaaataataccagtatcaaataataccagtaacaaataataccagtaacaaataataccagtatcaaatcataccagtaacaaataataccaataacaaataataccagtatcaaataataccagtatcaaataataccagtatcaaataataccagtaacaaataagaccagtaacaaataataccagtaacaaataataccaataacaaataccaataacaaataataccagtatcaaataataccagtaacaaataatacaagtatcaaataataccagtatcaaataataccagtatcaaataataccagtaacaaataataccagtaacaaataataccagtaacaaataataccagtatcaaatcataccagtatcaaatcataccagtaacaaataataccaataacaaataataccagtatcaaataataccaataacaaataataccagtatcaaataataccagtaacaaataataccagtaacaaataataccagtaacaaataataccaataacaaataccaataacaaataataccagtatcaaataataccaataacaaataataccagtatcaaataataccagtaacaaataataccagtatcaaataataccagtatcaaataataccaataacaaataataccagtatcaaataataccaataacaaataataccagtatcaaataataccagtatcaaataataccagtatcaaataataccagtaacaaataataccagtatcaataataccaataacaataataccagtatcaaataataccaataacaaataataccagtatcaaataataccaataacaaataataccagtatcaaataataccaataacaaataataccagtatcaaataataccagtatcaaataataccagtatcaaataataccaataacaaataataccagtaacaaataataccagtaacaaataataccagtatcaaatcataccagtaacaaataataccaataacaaataataccagtatcaaataataccaataacaaataataccagtatcaaataataccagtaacaaataagaccagtaacaaataataccagtaacaaataataccaataacaaataccaataacaaataataccagtatcaaataataccagtaacaaataataccagtaacaaataatacaagtatcaaataataccagtatcaaataataccagtatcaaataataccagtaacaaataataccagtatcaaataataccagtaacaaataataccagtaacaaataataccaataacaaataccaataacaaataataccagtatcaaataataccaataacaaataataccagtatcaaataataccagtatcaaataataccagtaacaaataataccaataacaaataataccagtatcaaataataccaataacaaataataccagtatcaaataataccagtatcaaataataccagtatcaaataataccagtatcaaataataccagtaacaaataataccagtatcaaataataccaataacaaataataccagtatcaaataataccagtaacaaataataccagtaacaaataataccagtaacaaataataccagtaacaaataataccagtaacaaataataccagtaacaaataataccaataacaaataccaataacaaataataccagtatcaaataataccagtaacaaataataccagtaacaaataatacaagtatcaaataataccagtatcaaataataccagtaacaaataataccagtatcaaataataccagtaacaaataataccagtaacaaataataccagtaacaataataccagtaacaaataataccaataacaaataccaataacaaataataccagtatcaaatataccagtatcaaataataccagtaacaataataccagtaacaaataataccagtatcaaataataccagtatcaaataataccagtaacaaataataccagtatcaaataataccagtaacaaataataccaataacaaataataccagtatcaaataataccaataacaaataataccagtatcaaataataccagtatcaaataataccaataacaaataataccagtatcaaataataccagtaacaaataataccagtatcaaataataccagtatcaaataataccaataacaaataataccagtatcaaataataccagtaacaaataataccagtatcaaataataccaataacaaataataccagtatcaaataataccagtaacaaataataccagtatcaatcataccagtaacaaataataccaataacaaataataccagtatcaaataataccaataacaaataataccagtaacaaataataccagtaacaaataataccaataacaaatatcaataacaaataataccagtaacaaataccaataacaaataataccagtatcaaataataccagtatcaaataataccaataacaaataataccagtatcaaataataccagtaacaaataataccagtaacaaataataccagtaacaaataataccagtatcaaataataccagtaacaaataataccaatacaaataataccagtatcaaataataccagtaacaaataataccagtatcaaataataccagtatcaaataataccaataacaaataataccagtatcaaataataccaataacaaataataccagtatcaaataataccagtaacaaataataccagtatcaaataataccagtatcaaataataccaataacaaataataccagtatcaaataataccagtatcaaataataccagtaacaaataataccagtatcaataataccagtaacaaataataccagtaacaaataataccagtatcaaataataccagtatcaataataccaataacaaataataccagtatcaaataataccagtaacaaataataccagtaacaaataataccagtatcaaataataccagtaacaaataataccaataacaaataataccagtatcaaataataccaataacaaataataccagtatcaaataataccagtaacaaataagaccagtaacaaataataccagtaacaaataataccaataacaaataccaataacaaataataccagtatcaaataataccagtatcaaataataccagtaacaaataataccagtaacaataaTACAAGTatcaataataccagtatcaaataataccagtaacaaatataccagtatcaaataataccagtaacaaataataccagtaacaaataataccagtatcaaataataccaataacaaataataccagtatcaaataataccagtatcaaataataccagtatcaaataataccagtatcaaataataccaataacaaataataccagtatcaaataataccagtaacaaataataccagtaacaaataataccaataacaaataccaataacaataataccagtatcaaataataccagtatcaaataataccagtaacaaataataccagtatcaaataataccagtatcaaataataccagtaacaaataataccagtatcaataataccagtaacaataataccagtatcaataataccagtaacaaataataccagtatcaaataataccagtaacaaataataccaataacaaataataccagtatcaaataataccaataacaaataataccagtatcaaataataccagtatcaaataataccagtatcaaataataccagtatcaaataataccaataacaaataataccagtatcaaataataccagtaacaaataataccagtaacaaataataccagtatcaaatcatacagtaacaaataataccaataacaaataataccagtatcaaataataccaataacaaataataccagtatcaaataataccagtatcaaataataccagtaacaataagaccagtaacaaataataccagtaacaaataataccaataacaaataccaataacaaataataccagtaacaaataataccagtaacaaataataccagtaacaaataataccagtaacaaataataccagtaacaaataataccagtaacaaataataccagtaacaaataataccagtaacaaataataccagtaacaaataataccaataacaaataccaataacaaataataccagtatcaaataataccagtaacaaataataccagtatcaaataataccagtaacaaataataccagtatcaaataataccagtaacaaataataccagtatcaaataataccaataacaaataataccagtatcaaataataccagtaacaaataataccagtatcaaataataccagtaacaataaTACCAatacaaataataccagtatcaaataataccagtatcaaataataccagtatcaaataataccagtatcaaataataccagtaacaaataataccagtatcaatataccaataacaaataataccagtatcaaataataccagtaacaaataataccagtatcaaataataccagtatcaaataataccaataacaaataataccagtatcaaatataccagtaacaaatataccagtatcaaataataccaataacaaataataccagcatcaaataataccagtaacaaataatacccagtaacaaataataccagtatcaaatcataccagtaacaaataataccaataacaaataataccagtatcacataataccaataacaaataataccagtatcaaatactaccagtaacaaataataccgtaacaaataataccagtaacaaataataccaataacaaataccaataacaaataataccagtatcaaataataccagtaacaaataataccagtatcaaataataccagtaacaaataataccaataacaaataataccagtatcaaataataccagtatcaaataataccagtatcaaataatccagtatcaaataataccagtaacaaataataccagtaacaaataatacaagtatcaaataataccagtatcaaataataccagtacaaataataccagtatcaaataatacagtaacaaataataccagtaacaataataccagtaacaaataataccaggaAACAATATcacataacaaataataccagtatcaaataataaccagtatcaaataatacccgTAACAAATAatacagtaacaaataatacaagtatcaaataataccagtatcaaatataaccagtaacaaataattaataccagtatcaaataataccagtaacaaataataccagtattcAAATAATACCCAGTAacaaaataataccagtaacaaataataccaataacaaataccaataacaaataatacagtatcaaataataccagtatcaaataataccgtatcaaataataccagtaacaaataatgcCAGTATCAAATatacagtaacaaataataccagtatcaaataataccaaataa
The sequence above is a segment of the Sphaeramia orbicularis chromosome 2, fSphaOr1.1, whole genome shotgun sequence genome. Coding sequences within it:
- the LOC115431720 gene encoding extensin-like, yielding MPPKQARGPTTLHTSPVLHALGMQRSPAQCHPAARDPATSAPAPGPNCYHGRTPPPQPERTPSDAPHPPQGPQPPRHTCSPPPPPPPHHNPPSFTKHTCTSQTPGHAPAHSHSGKSRPAQTPRRMPGSPTPPRNAAPGPQGPGTAPRPPLPAQPPDLGDAGYRPRPNPEPSAPPPQGNHGVGSTPTPTGTNTKPPPEQGGPDPHSEGPLVTRSPAAPPAGLLTLRVI